From Brucella pseudogrignonensis, a single genomic window includes:
- a CDS encoding class II glutamine amidotransferase, whose amino-acid sequence MCRWAAYLGPETYLEDIISSPCHSLVAQSHDAHEAKTRTNGDGFGVAWYGNRSEPGLYRDILPAWSDQNLHSLARQIRSRLFLAHVRASTGGLTSRSNCHPFVSGRWSFMHNGQIGNFDRVRRRLEGHLSDDIYRQKHGATDSELIFLLLLEFGLESDPVLAMKRMVGTIVEEAIGAGVPPFLRLTAAFSDGNQLYAIRYATDAFAPTLYTATLGSVSGICVVSEPLDGEAANWMAVPANSFVTVSRHGRISIDDFAGPVSLPQDAMSV is encoded by the coding sequence ATGTGTCGTTGGGCCGCCTATCTCGGACCTGAAACCTATCTGGAAGACATTATCTCGTCTCCCTGTCATTCGCTCGTGGCGCAAAGCCACGATGCACATGAAGCCAAAACGCGGACCAATGGCGATGGTTTCGGCGTCGCCTGGTATGGCAATCGGAGCGAGCCGGGGCTTTACCGCGATATTCTGCCCGCCTGGTCGGATCAGAACTTACACAGTCTTGCGCGGCAGATCCGGTCGCGCCTTTTTCTTGCTCATGTTCGCGCCTCGACCGGTGGTTTGACAAGTCGTTCCAACTGCCATCCGTTTGTCTCCGGGCGCTGGAGTTTCATGCATAACGGACAGATCGGTAATTTTGACCGGGTGCGACGGAGGCTTGAAGGCCATCTGAGCGACGACATTTATCGTCAGAAACATGGCGCAACAGATTCGGAGCTGATCTTTCTGCTCTTGCTCGAATTTGGTCTTGAAAGCGATCCCGTGTTGGCTATGAAGCGGATGGTCGGAACAATCGTGGAAGAGGCTATAGGTGCGGGAGTGCCACCATTCTTGCGGCTGACAGCAGCTTTTTCCGATGGCAATCAGCTATATGCAATCCGTTATGCCACCGATGCATTTGCGCCGACGCTTTATACAGCGACGCTCGGCAGTGTATCCGGCATCTGTGTTGTATCCGAGCCGCTGGACGGTGAGGCTGCAAACTGGATGGCTGTGCCAGCAAACAGTTTCGTCACTGTTTCCCGGCATGGCCGCATTTCCATCGATGATTTTGCTGGTCCTGTTTCCTTGCCGCAGGATGCTATGTCGGTTTAA
- a CDS encoding DUF6356 family protein: protein MTTRITRLFTEHPESVDETYFQHMAFAGRFSFKLFCAAFAALIHAILPFLFEKTASTIVRQLYERTHNRGR, encoded by the coding sequence ATGACCACTCGCATCACACGCCTCTTTACTGAACATCCAGAGTCAGTCGACGAAACCTATTTTCAGCATATGGCCTTTGCTGGTCGTTTTTCATTCAAGCTTTTTTGTGCAGCATTCGCTGCACTCATTCATGCAATTTTGCCATTTTTGTTCGAGAAGACTGCGAGCACAATTGTTCGCCAGCTTTATGAGCGGACTCATAACCGGGGCCGGTAA
- the mbfA gene encoding iron exporter MbfA, whose amino-acid sequence MLSRFFSNGRRPFDSLSEQEILALAISSEEDDARIYLAYADGLRDEFPQSAKIFEQMAAEEHEHRDALIERHRARFGDRIPLVRREHVSGYYERKPDWLVRPLGIDKVRDAAAQMEEQAYRFYIEAAKRVTDAQTRKLLGDLAQQEKKHEAKAESLENELTPNAVQDEERALERKQFILTYVQPGLAGLMDGSVSTLAPIFAAAFATQDTWQTFLVGLSASVGAGISMGFTEAVHDDGKLSGRGSPIKRGISCGVMTTLGGLGHTLPYLIKDFWTATSIAAILVFFELWAIAFIQNRYMETPFFRAALQVVFGGALVLAAGILIGSA is encoded by the coding sequence ATGCTCAGCCGGTTCTTCAGCAATGGTCGTCGCCCCTTTGATTCACTCTCCGAACAGGAGATACTAGCGCTCGCAATTTCGTCTGAGGAAGACGATGCGCGCATCTATCTTGCCTATGCGGATGGGCTGCGCGACGAATTCCCACAATCTGCGAAAATCTTTGAGCAGATGGCCGCTGAAGAGCATGAACACCGCGATGCATTGATTGAGCGACATCGCGCTCGTTTCGGCGATCGCATCCCGCTTGTTCGTCGCGAACATGTGAGCGGCTATTACGAGCGCAAGCCGGACTGGTTGGTGCGCCCGCTTGGCATCGACAAGGTGCGCGATGCGGCAGCGCAAATGGAAGAGCAGGCCTATCGCTTTTACATTGAGGCCGCAAAACGTGTGACAGATGCACAGACCCGCAAGCTTCTCGGTGATCTGGCCCAACAGGAAAAGAAGCACGAAGCAAAAGCAGAGTCGCTGGAGAACGAACTCACGCCCAATGCTGTTCAGGACGAAGAACGTGCGCTGGAACGCAAGCAGTTCATCCTGACTTACGTGCAGCCTGGGCTGGCGGGATTGATGGATGGCTCTGTCTCCACCCTCGCGCCAATCTTTGCCGCTGCTTTTGCTACACAGGACACATGGCAGACATTCCTCGTGGGCCTCTCGGCTTCAGTCGGCGCGGGCATTTCGATGGGGTTCACGGAAGCCGTGCATGACGACGGTAAGCTTTCAGGTCGCGGCTCTCCGATCAAGCGGGGCATTTCCTGTGGCGTGATGACGACGCTGGGCGGCCTTGGCCACACATTGCCTTATCTCATTAAAGATTTCTGGACTGCAACGAGCATCGCAGCAATTCTGGTTTTCTTTGAGCTTTGGGCAATCGCCTTCATTCAGAACCGTTATATGGAAACACCTTTCTTCCGCGCAGCCCTTCAGGTCGTGTTCGGTGGTGCGCTTGTTCTTGCGGCAGGCATATTGATTGGCAGCGCTTAA
- a CDS encoding Lrp/AsnC family transcriptional regulator, which produces MKLTLDEIDRKILNELQIDGTLSVDSLSERVHLSRNACWRRVKRMEDDGIIKARVALIDAEMAGCGLSVFILVRTSSHDPDWLGKFRSAMTRFPEIVGVYRMTGDLDYVLKARVSDVKAYDRLYQRLIASVPLSDVSASFVMEEIKETTAVPLERD; this is translated from the coding sequence ATGAAACTCACTTTAGACGAAATTGATCGAAAAATCTTGAATGAACTGCAAATTGACGGCACTTTGTCCGTTGATTCTCTCTCCGAGCGCGTACACCTTTCCCGCAATGCCTGCTGGCGACGCGTCAAGCGCATGGAAGATGATGGAATCATCAAAGCGCGCGTTGCTTTGATTGATGCTGAAATGGCTGGTTGCGGCCTGTCCGTCTTCATTCTGGTTCGCACATCGAGCCACGACCCCGATTGGCTTGGCAAGTTTCGCAGCGCCATGACACGCTTTCCAGAGATTGTTGGCGTTTACCGCATGACTGGCGATCTTGACTATGTGCTCAAAGCACGCGTTTCCGACGTGAAAGCTTATGACCGACTCTATCAGCGATTGATTGCAAGCGTTCCCTTATCGGATGTATCAGCGTCTTTCGTCATGGAGGAGATAAAGGAGACGACAGCCGTGCCATTAGAGCGCGATTAA
- the exbD gene encoding TonB system transport protein ExbD, with the protein MAGKIREGGGDDLELNHEINVTPFIDVMLVLLIIFMVAAPLATVDINVDLPASTATPAPRPDKPIYVTLKDDLTVSVGNDTVVREALGAKLDGVSENNKDARVFLRADKTVGYGELMRVMNLLREAGYLKIALVGLETVGATDGVAPAPASDATPAIQGAQ; encoded by the coding sequence ATGGCTGGCAAAATTCGCGAAGGCGGCGGTGACGATCTGGAGCTTAATCACGAAATCAATGTGACGCCGTTCATCGACGTCATGCTGGTTCTGCTGATCATCTTCATGGTCGCGGCTCCATTGGCGACGGTTGATATCAATGTTGATCTCCCTGCGTCGACTGCAACGCCTGCACCACGCCCCGATAAGCCGATTTATGTGACGCTCAAGGACGATCTTACTGTCAGTGTGGGTAACGACACGGTTGTGCGGGAAGCCCTTGGCGCAAAGCTTGATGGTGTGTCTGAAAACAACAAGGACGCACGCGTATTCCTGCGTGCGGATAAAACGGTTGGCTATGGCGAATTGATGCGTGTGATGAACTTGTTGCGGGAAGCGGGTTATCTGAAGATCGCGCTTGTTGGGCTTGAAACCGTTGGAGCCACCGATGGTGTCGCTCCAGCTCCTGCGTCTGACGCCACACCTGCTATACAGGGAGCCCAGTAA
- the dut gene encoding dUTP diphosphatase: protein MTAPTLGIIRLEHAEGLELPAYETSGSAGMDLRAAVAEDRQIVLLPGRRTLVPTGLIFEIPDGYEVQIRPRSGLAFKNGITCLNTPGTIDSDYRGEVKVLLINLGDEDFRIERGMRIAQAVFAPVVQPKIEERSQVSQTARGAGGFGSTGTA, encoded by the coding sequence ATGACAGCACCAACGCTCGGCATTATTCGCCTTGAACATGCGGAAGGCCTTGAACTCCCCGCTTATGAAACGTCCGGCTCCGCTGGTATGGATCTTCGTGCAGCCGTTGCCGAAGACCGTCAGATCGTTCTTCTCCCAGGTCGTCGCACTCTGGTACCAACCGGCCTTATCTTTGAAATCCCGGACGGCTATGAAGTGCAGATCCGCCCGCGTTCGGGCTTGGCTTTCAAGAACGGTATTACATGCCTCAACACGCCGGGAACAATCGATTCTGACTATCGCGGCGAAGTGAAAGTGTTGCTCATTAATCTTGGCGATGAAGATTTCCGCATCGAACGCGGCATGCGTATCGCGCAGGCTGTCTTCGCTCCGGTCGTCCAGCCAAAGATCGAAGAGCGTTCACAGGTAAGTCAGACAGCACGCGGTGCTGGTGGTTTCGGCTCCACAGGGACTGCCTGA
- a CDS encoding efflux RND transporter periplasmic adaptor subunit, translating into MLKSTHSLATARKKTATRKRNRLWIGLAVAAIALGAGWYFLSGKETGSQKSTYLAETVERGNIENSITAVGTLSALRSVNVGAQVSGQLKSVKVDIGDTVKQGDLLAEIDPSPFEKKMEIASAQLDNLKAQLVSKQAQLTLKKANAARQRSLLASRNASQSTIDQADAELAVADADVKALSAQIRQQEAQLSSAKVDLGYTTIYSPISGTVVDQTSKEGETLNAVQSAPTIVTVADLTVMTVEAQVSEADISKLKPGMPVYFTLLGQPEKRFTGKLRQIKPTPETDNNVVLYYALFDVPNPTGELMINMSAQVYFVLDNAENVLIVPTAALNTKNNKESKPEVTVQVVDKNGGTTERAVEVGVRNRVQAEIKSGLEEGDKVVVTSASGTTSSSQRGRRPGGMFF; encoded by the coding sequence GTGCTTAAATCCACTCATTCACTTGCCACAGCTCGAAAAAAGACTGCCACACGCAAACGCAATCGTTTGTGGATCGGTTTGGCTGTTGCGGCCATTGCCTTGGGAGCAGGCTGGTATTTCCTCAGTGGCAAAGAAACAGGCAGCCAAAAAAGCACCTATCTCGCTGAGACTGTTGAGCGCGGAAATATCGAAAATTCAATCACTGCGGTGGGAACATTGAGCGCGCTACGCAGCGTCAATGTTGGTGCTCAGGTATCAGGCCAGCTCAAAAGCGTCAAAGTTGACATCGGCGACACTGTAAAACAGGGTGACCTTCTGGCCGAGATAGACCCCTCGCCTTTTGAAAAAAAGATGGAAATCGCCAGCGCACAACTCGATAATCTCAAAGCGCAACTAGTGAGCAAACAAGCACAGCTCACGCTCAAAAAAGCCAATGCTGCACGCCAGCGCTCTCTGCTTGCAAGCCGAAACGCATCGCAATCAACAATTGATCAGGCCGATGCCGAACTAGCCGTGGCCGATGCCGATGTAAAAGCACTCAGTGCACAGATTCGTCAGCAGGAAGCCCAGCTATCCAGTGCCAAAGTAGATCTCGGATATACCACGATATATAGCCCGATTTCTGGCACAGTCGTCGACCAGACTTCTAAAGAAGGCGAAACACTGAACGCAGTGCAAAGTGCGCCCACAATTGTAACTGTAGCCGACCTTACGGTGATGACCGTAGAAGCACAAGTATCAGAAGCCGACATCAGCAAGTTAAAGCCAGGGATGCCAGTTTATTTCACCCTGCTTGGCCAGCCTGAAAAGCGCTTTACAGGTAAACTCCGTCAAATCAAACCGACACCCGAAACTGACAATAATGTTGTTCTTTATTACGCGCTGTTCGACGTTCCCAACCCGACTGGCGAACTTATGATCAATATGAGCGCGCAGGTTTACTTCGTTCTCGACAACGCCGAGAATGTACTCATTGTTCCAACGGCTGCACTAAATACAAAGAATAACAAAGAGAGTAAGCCGGAGGTCACGGTACAAGTCGTAGACAAAAATGGCGGCACAACGGAACGCGCCGTTGAAGTTGGCGTGCGAAATCGTGTGCAGGCAGAAATCAAAAGCGGTCTTGAGGAAGGAGACAAGGTCGTCGTTACGTCAGCATCAGGAACTACGAGTTCCAGCCAGCGTGGTCGCAGACCTGGCGGTATGTTCTTCTGA
- a CDS encoding MFS transporter, with amino-acid sequence MASTNSHTSINPRPLNRQDFRTLGLSALGGALEFYDFIIFVFFASVIGHLFFPPDMPDWLVLIQTFGIFAAGYLVRPVGGIVLAHFGDKFGRKRVFAFSVFLMSISTLAMACLPTYATLGVGAPILLIIFRMLQGAAIGGEVPGAWTFVAEHVPANRVGMACGFLCSGLTLGIMIGSLIATAINWIFTPEDLAGYAWRIPFFIGGIFGLFAVYLRRWLAETPIFTEMKNSHLLKDKLPLGTVLRNHMHGVIISVLLTWILSAGIVVTTLMTATFLQKLYGYTPLQSLAATSFGTLFLMFGTVSAGAIVDRIGSGRFFAVAGIFFGVATFVFYTYAAVSLPVLFALYAVMGLSVGMVGAVPYVMVRAFPAPVRFSGLSFSYNISYAIFGGLTPVIVTSLLAVNPMAHAWYLVFIAVLTSVLGLYLMARSDQVEGDIGLTELSTGTAVPQPN; translated from the coding sequence ATGGCATCGACAAACTCCCATACAAGCATCAATCCCCGACCGCTCAACCGGCAGGATTTCCGCACCCTTGGCCTTTCGGCATTGGGTGGCGCGCTGGAGTTTTATGATTTCATCATTTTTGTATTTTTTGCGAGCGTTATCGGACATCTGTTTTTTCCGCCTGACATGCCGGACTGGCTGGTGCTGATCCAGACTTTTGGCATTTTCGCAGCTGGTTATCTGGTGCGCCCCGTGGGTGGCATTGTACTGGCGCATTTTGGCGACAAGTTTGGCCGCAAGCGCGTCTTCGCGTTCTCGGTGTTTCTGATGTCGATCTCGACATTGGCCATGGCCTGTCTGCCAACCTATGCAACGCTTGGTGTTGGCGCGCCGATCCTACTGATTATCTTCCGCATGTTGCAGGGCGCTGCCATCGGTGGTGAAGTCCCCGGCGCTTGGACCTTTGTGGCTGAACATGTCCCTGCCAATCGTGTTGGCATGGCGTGTGGTTTCCTTTGTTCCGGCCTGACGCTCGGCATCATGATCGGCTCGCTGATTGCGACCGCCATCAACTGGATTTTCACGCCGGAAGACCTTGCCGGTTACGCATGGCGCATTCCGTTCTTCATCGGTGGTATTTTCGGCCTGTTCGCCGTTTACCTGCGCCGCTGGTTGGCTGAAACGCCGATCTTCACCGAGATGAAGAACAGCCATCTTCTCAAGGACAAGCTGCCGCTCGGCACTGTTCTGCGCAACCACATGCATGGCGTTATCATTTCCGTGCTGCTGACATGGATTCTGTCGGCTGGCATCGTCGTCACCACATTGATGACTGCGACGTTCCTGCAGAAGCTTTATGGCTACACGCCTTTGCAGTCGCTTGCCGCCACAAGCTTCGGCACGCTGTTTCTGATGTTCGGAACGGTGAGCGCTGGCGCGATTGTTGATCGCATTGGCAGCGGCCGCTTCTTTGCGGTTGCAGGCATTTTCTTCGGTGTTGCGACTTTCGTGTTCTACACCTATGCGGCGGTTTCCCTGCCTGTTCTGTTCGCGCTTTATGCGGTGATGGGTCTTTCGGTGGGCATGGTTGGCGCGGTCCCTTATGTGATGGTGCGCGCATTCCCGGCACCCGTTCGCTTCTCGGGCCTGTCGTTTTCCTACAATATTTCCTATGCGATTTTTGGCGGATTGACTCCCGTAATTGTAACCTCGCTTCTGGCGGTCAACCCGATGGCACATGCCTGGTATCTGGTGTTTATCGCGGTTCTGACCTCTGTGCTCGGCCTCTACCTGATGGCCCGCAGCGATCAGGTTGAAGGTGATATCGGTCTGACAGAGCTTTCGACCGGGACTGCCGTTCCACAGCCGAACTGA
- a CDS encoding TonB family protein has translation MNRLPPEHPPIKNVASTDSHHYSFWRDAGRWIGAGVIVLTVHAAGAYAISVSQDDDQPDGAQVAAMVVEIALEPEAPMEEVASEAPQQETAVAPEEQVEPEPVPEEIKEPEPEPEPEPVEEPEEVIPDVVEAPKPEVAVPLPVEKPEPKVEKAQVEKPKVEKPKPVKKVEKPKPKKAEKAAETREASAPRMDVDSGAKPVANRRGDNNASAGISSNKWQSKLYAHLLRRTRSLQRQAGRGVKGTAQVAFVVDPSGNILSVRLASSSGNPKVDELAVQATRNSSPVPAPPAAIAKPRMPITVPIQFK, from the coding sequence ATGAACAGGCTTCCGCCCGAACATCCTCCTATCAAGAATGTGGCATCAACTGATAGCCATCATTACTCATTTTGGCGTGATGCGGGGCGGTGGATCGGTGCGGGCGTAATTGTTCTGACGGTTCATGCTGCCGGTGCTTATGCTATCAGTGTGAGCCAGGACGATGATCAGCCGGATGGTGCGCAAGTTGCAGCCATGGTTGTTGAGATTGCGCTTGAGCCTGAAGCGCCGATGGAAGAGGTAGCATCAGAAGCACCCCAGCAGGAAACTGCCGTGGCGCCTGAAGAGCAGGTTGAGCCGGAACCAGTCCCAGAAGAGATCAAGGAACCCGAACCGGAGCCTGAGCCAGAACCTGTTGAGGAACCGGAAGAAGTCATTCCGGATGTGGTCGAAGCTCCGAAGCCTGAAGTCGCTGTGCCGCTGCCTGTTGAGAAGCCTGAGCCGAAGGTCGAAAAAGCACAGGTTGAGAAGCCGAAGGTTGAAAAGCCCAAGCCGGTAAAGAAGGTTGAAAAGCCAAAGCCCAAAAAGGCTGAGAAGGCTGCTGAAACGCGTGAAGCAAGCGCCCCGCGCATGGATGTGGATTCAGGCGCAAAGCCAGTTGCCAATCGCCGTGGGGACAACAATGCCTCTGCCGGCATTAGTTCCAACAAGTGGCAGTCCAAGCTTTATGCGCATTTGCTCCGTCGCACACGTTCTTTGCAGCGTCAGGCTGGAAGAGGTGTAAAGGGTACGGCACAGGTTGCGTTTGTGGTGGATCCATCGGGCAATATTCTGTCCGTTCGATTGGCCAGCTCATCGGGCAATCCGAAGGTTGATGAACTGGCGGTGCAAGCCACGCGTAATTCATCACCGGTGCCAGCACCGCCTGCTGCAATTGCCAAACCGCGCATGCCGATTACGGTACCGATTCAGTTTAAGTAA
- a CDS encoding SulP family inorganic anion transporter produces the protein MTRLAAYRREWFSNIRGDILSGIVVALALIPEAIGFSVIAGVDPKVGLFASFAIACVSAFTGGRPGMISAATAATAVVMVSLVKEHGLQYLFAATILMGILQIFAGFLKLGRLMRFVSRSVITGFVNALAILIFMAQLPELIHVPVETYWMIAGGLTIIYLFPRLTKAIPSPLVAIAVLTTLAWTSGMDLRTVGDLGELPSALPIFALPQVPLTLETLQIILPYSITLAAVGLLESLMTAQIVDDMTDTNSNKNQECIGQGTSNIASAMIGGMGGCAMIGQSVINVSSGGRGRLSTFVAGSFLLFLILVLDDLVRIIPMAALVAVMIMVSIGTFSWRSILDLRRNPPSSSIVMLATVITVVSTHDLAKGVLVGVLLSGVFFAGKVAKMFRVSETTSEDGTERTYTVQGQIFFASAQNFIAAFDFSSPAKRVTIDVSNAHLWDITSVGALDKVVLKYRASGTDVSVIGFNEASSDMIDRFAVHDKEPGSAKLATH, from the coding sequence ATGACACGTCTTGCTGCCTACCGCCGCGAGTGGTTTTCCAATATTCGCGGCGATATTCTTTCCGGCATCGTCGTAGCACTTGCCCTTATCCCGGAAGCCATCGGCTTTTCGGTCATCGCTGGCGTCGACCCCAAGGTCGGCCTCTTCGCCTCTTTCGCCATTGCCTGCGTTTCCGCCTTCACTGGTGGACGTCCTGGCATGATCTCTGCTGCAACCGCTGCAACTGCTGTGGTGATGGTCTCGCTCGTCAAGGAACACGGGTTGCAATATCTCTTTGCAGCCACGATCCTGATGGGCATTCTGCAAATCTTTGCAGGCTTTCTCAAACTCGGGCGCCTGATGCGGTTTGTATCGCGCTCGGTCATCACCGGCTTCGTCAATGCGCTTGCGATCCTCATTTTCATGGCGCAGCTGCCTGAACTCATTCATGTTCCGGTTGAGACCTACTGGATGATCGCAGGCGGTCTCACCATCATCTATCTCTTCCCGCGCTTAACCAAAGCCATCCCCTCGCCGCTCGTTGCGATTGCCGTGCTCACCACCCTTGCATGGACCAGCGGCATGGATCTGCGAACCGTTGGCGATCTCGGCGAGTTGCCATCCGCATTGCCGATCTTCGCGCTTCCACAAGTACCGCTGACGCTGGAAACGCTGCAGATCATCCTGCCTTACTCGATCACGCTGGCGGCTGTCGGCCTGCTTGAATCGCTGATGACGGCCCAGATTGTCGATGACATGACGGATACCAACAGCAACAAAAACCAGGAATGTATTGGTCAGGGCACCAGCAATATCGCATCCGCCATGATTGGCGGCATGGGTGGTTGCGCCATGATCGGACAGTCGGTGATCAATGTGTCGTCCGGCGGTCGCGGCAGGCTGTCGACCTTTGTTGCTGGCTCTTTCCTGCTGTTTCTCATCTTGGTTCTCGACGATCTTGTGCGGATCATTCCGATGGCCGCACTGGTGGCCGTGATGATCATGGTCTCTATCGGCACCTTCTCATGGCGCTCGATCCTCGATCTGCGCCGCAACCCGCCATCCTCCTCCATTGTCATGCTCGCAACCGTCATAACGGTGGTTTCCACCCATGATCTTGCCAAGGGGGTTCTGGTCGGTGTGCTGCTTTCCGGCGTGTTCTTCGCAGGAAAAGTCGCAAAGATGTTCCGCGTGAGCGAAACAACGAGCGAAGATGGAACCGAGCGCACCTATACCGTTCAGGGTCAGATCTTCTTTGCCTCGGCACAAAACTTCATTGCCGCGTTCGACTTTTCATCACCTGCAAAAAGGGTAACGATCGATGTCAGCAATGCCCATCTGTGGGACATCACCTCGGTCGGTGCGCTCGACAAGGTGGTACTAAAATACCGTGCCAGCGGTACCGATGTTTCGGTGATCGGCTTTAATGAAGCAAGCAGCGATATGATCGACCGCTTCGCTGTCCATGATAAAGAACCGGGCAGCGCAAAGCTCGCAACACATTAA
- a CDS encoding MacB family efflux pump subunit, whose translation MTDTPLIRLLDIRKTYHNGDLAVEVLHGITLDIHAGEFVAIKGASGSGKSTLMNILGCLDSPSGGAYLLDGEDVSTLDADELAGLRRRTFGFVFQSYNLIATSTALENVEVPAIYAGMPAAERHERAAALLDTLKLGDRLDHRPNQLSGGQQQRVSIARALMNGGRIILADEPTGALDSQSGEDVMALLRSMHEQGHTIIVITHAREVAERADRLIEIRDGQILSDTTKHEIPDTEAPKNLQQITQSGAAHIADISEAVKMAMRALRANIFRTVLTLLGIIIGVSSVVTMLAIGTGAQNSILDRINAMGTDLVLIRPSMPGFRGSGSIATLVPEDADAILQLPNVKTAVPEVTGSVTLRRGNVDYQSQANGTVAAFSEAKSWKVATGDFITQHDMESYAPVAVLGSTVVKTLFPDGSNPIGQYILIKKIPFQVIGTLESKGAGFGGSDQDDVVVVPLSTGNLRLFGQKYVRTITVQVKDADLIDTTQDQIQELLDQRHKQRDTMITNMSSIRDDAAAMGSTLTLFLGSVAAISLLVGGIGVMNIMLVSVTERTREIGVRMATGARRRDILLQFITEALSVSAIGGAFGVILGVGAATLISFAGVAVAFSVGPVLLAFTCAFATGLVFGFLPARKASRLLPAVALSSE comes from the coding sequence ATGACCGATACTCCGCTCATAAGATTGCTGGACATTCGCAAAACCTATCACAATGGCGATCTGGCGGTTGAAGTTCTGCACGGGATAACGCTTGACATTCATGCCGGTGAGTTTGTTGCCATCAAGGGTGCATCCGGCTCCGGCAAATCAACACTGATGAATATTCTGGGCTGCCTCGACAGTCCAAGCGGCGGTGCATATCTGCTTGATGGCGAGGATGTCTCGACACTGGATGCCGATGAGCTGGCAGGTCTGCGCCGGCGCACATTCGGCTTCGTGTTTCAGAGCTATAATCTCATTGCCACCTCCACCGCACTTGAGAATGTCGAGGTTCCTGCGATCTATGCTGGCATGCCAGCTGCTGAGCGTCACGAACGCGCGGCAGCACTTCTCGATACACTCAAACTCGGGGACCGTCTGGACCACCGCCCCAACCAGCTTTCCGGCGGACAGCAGCAGCGTGTTTCCATAGCGCGCGCATTGATGAATGGTGGCCGCATCATCCTAGCGGACGAACCGACCGGTGCGCTCGATAGCCAGAGCGGCGAAGATGTCATGGCGCTTTTGCGCTCGATGCACGAGCAAGGTCACACAATCATCGTCATCACTCACGCTCGCGAAGTCGCGGAACGTGCCGACCGGCTGATCGAAATTCGCGATGGCCAGATTCTGTCCGATACAACCAAGCATGAAATCCCGGACACCGAAGCACCCAAAAACCTCCAGCAGATCACGCAAAGCGGTGCAGCGCATATCGCCGACATTTCCGAAGCGGTCAAAATGGCAATGCGCGCGCTGCGCGCTAATATCTTCCGCACCGTTTTGACGTTGCTCGGCATCATCATCGGCGTGAGTTCCGTTGTGACGATGCTCGCAATCGGCACCGGCGCGCAAAATTCGATCCTCGATCGCATCAATGCGATGGGCACCGACCTTGTTTTGATTCGTCCATCCATGCCCGGTTTCCGTGGCTCAGGTTCCATAGCAACGCTCGTCCCTGAAGATGCCGATGCAATCCTGCAATTGCCCAATGTGAAAACCGCCGTGCCCGAAGTCACGGGCAGCGTCACTTTGAGACGCGGTAATGTGGATTATCAGTCGCAAGCCAATGGCACGGTCGCCGCTTTTTCAGAAGCCAAATCATGGAAGGTAGCCACCGGCGATTTTATTACCCAACACGACATGGAATCCTATGCGCCCGTTGCAGTGCTGGGTTCGACCGTGGTCAAAACTCTGTTCCCGGACGGCTCGAACCCAATTGGTCAATATATCTTGATCAAGAAAATACCATTTCAGGTGATCGGAACGCTGGAATCCAAGGGCGCAGGCTTCGGTGGCTCCGATCAGGATGACGTCGTGGTGGTCCCGCTCTCAACCGGAAATCTTCGCCTCTTCGGCCAAAAATATGTCCGAACCATCACCGTTCAGGTGAAAGATGCCGACCTGATCGATACGACGCAAGATCAGATTCAGGAACTTCTAGATCAACGTCACAAGCAGCGTGACACGATGATCACCAACATGTCGTCTATTCGAGACGATGCGGCTGCTATGGGATCGACCCTCACGCTGTTTTTGGGATCCGTAGCCGCAATCTCGCTTCTGGTCGGTGGCATCGGTGTGATGAACATTATGCTGGTCAGCGTCACCGAGCGCACGCGTGAAATCGGCGTTCGTATGGCAACGGGTGCAAGACGGCGGGACATCCTCCTCCAATTCATTACCGAAGCGCTTAGCGTATCTGCAATCGGCGGCGCATTTGGCGTGATACTTGGTGTGGGAGCAGCGACGCTGATATCCTTCGCAGGTGTGGCGGTGGCCTTCAGCGTCGGCCCTGTGCTGCTTGCATTTACTTGCGCATTCGCAACGGGCCTCGTGTTTGGGTTTCTACCGGCCCGCAAAGCTTCACGTCTCTTACCAGCAGTAGCGCTCTCATCCGAGTAG